The Aspergillus oryzae RIB40 DNA, chromosome 5 genome segment TATGTCCAATCATTTACGACAGTACAGGGAAAATCTGCAACGGATATACTAACAGATGAAGGTGGTATTGTTGGAGGGATTGCATTTTTGAGTTGACTTTTCACGGTGATCGACCAGCTGTGGTAAAGCTACGAACTGTTAGGAAGCTGTATCCATGTGCGTGATGTTGTTTGCTTGCCCGATGCCGTTATATTCGTATATCTTAAGACAGTTATACTCACTAAGCTTCTAACAGGGATACCTTCTATGGATATATTCATTGAAATCTGGTGACCTCTGTGTGAGGCTTTATTAAAAAGCAGGCTGCTTGTTATTGAGGTGCTTTACTTTGGTTAATGCATATAttgataatgataatgaTCAGGAGATTATTATGATTAACAAGTAACACGTCCATGTAGAGTCGTTCATTATAACAAATAGATAGCCCTTGGCAATATCCCTAGGCTGCGACATTCAGATCGTCCCCCCCCCCTATCGGCCgtgaagacaatgatataTTGGTACTGTATCGGGTTCCAGAATGCTACCGCTTTCTATTCGTCCTATTGGCAACGGTTAGTCTCCTGACATTCTTGAGTAAGCTTCTTTCCACGGATGCTTGGCTGGTCTGATTTCCGCAAACGGAACGATCTAGAACCCGTAGTCTCACAATAGACGGGATCTGGTTCGTATTATTAAGAGCGCTGGGGAGCTACTGTTGGGAACCCTAAAAGAACCAATAACCAAGTCTAGTTACAGGACTGTACGGTTGTTCTCGGACCTAAGAGTCACCAATGAGCTCTTTTGGCGATGTCCTGACACTTCGGAACTGGGGGTCTTTAACTCAGAGGATGTTTTTCAATGAATGTAAAGTTACGGGACCGATTGGAATTAGTTGCAACCAGATCAAGCGTTTTTATATCCCTAGATGGGTGACAAAGATAGCCTATACGCTAAACACAGGTAATATGCAAATAATAAGACGAGGCACAGTGAGACAATGCCATACAGAGACTTCAATATGTTTTTCCACAAAGGCTACCTAGCACTTAAAAGGGAATCCTGAAAGCTTAGAGTCACGCTTCAGTTTGCCAATTTACATTACTTAAATAAGGCATTCATCAAACTGTCGGATTCGATGGACTCttatctcctcttccaacgACAAGGCTTAGGAATGTTATggccctcattcttcctgggaAAATGCGTGATCTAACTctaaaagaatataatcCATGCTTAGAGCACCCCGCCAATTATATTTCGGGTGGCTGGTTGTCCTCTGATCGGGATACTACCTAAGGCTGGGTTCAAAGCCAATGAACCATCAGGATAACGTACTTTAGATCAAACATTTCTCGTTCACCCCAGTTAGATCCTCAATGGCCTACTTATCTACTCTACTAGCTTTGCTTACTTCTATTCATCTGAAGATATTGTGGTGTTGTACAGCATATACACGGGGACAATTTCGGGGCTTGTAATGTGAAAAGCAGATAACTTTGCTACCGTCTTTAAATAAGAATAGTTAAACTCGATTGTGGATGATTGGGTGGTTTTTGATTCTTGTGTTTCAAATTGAAGTGGCTTTTGACGGTGTTTTCGTATAGCCTATTGCTTTGTACTCGGAAAATATATGTCAGGTAGAGTGCCTCTGCTCTTGAACCAGGAAGACCTTCCAAATACAAGACTAGTCTTTCATAGCAGTTTCCTTTACTACAAGGCATCTACATCCATAACACCGGATCTTGCTAGTAGATGTGTTATCACAATCATGTTATGATTCTATTATTGGAGAATTCCATGATCGGATTATCTCGTCCAAATCCAAGATTAGAATTAACTAGCGGGTTCGGGGCGGGGCGGGCCGGATCCAGCCGCGAACCCATCACTCTTGCCCTAATAGCGTAGTATGTGGGATCTTCCAGCCGCCAAATAGTGCTGTTATAAGAGGATCACTGTCTGAAGTGGGTAGCTTAGAATCTTACAGTCCAATTTGTCACGTATGAGGTAGATAGCCCACTTAGTTAACGTTCATCTGAGGTATCTGCATCTCCTGGCTTCGCCGACCGTGTATACTAGCGTTGGTGCTATATATTCTTCCGTCACTCCAACTCCAACCTCAGCGCATCATACTGCACGTAAAGTGCATCCGGCAGCAACGCAGTCTCCGTACTCGACGCATTGAACGGCAAACTCAAAACAAACtcattcttcccttcttgGAGATTCTTCGATGGAAACGCAAACTTCTGCTCTATATTCTGGCAGGAAACAGCACTGCGTACCCCACATGATCCACTCCGCCAGTACGGGATCACCCATGTGGACTCATACCGTCCATTTACATTCACCGTCCAGGGAAGATTACTGTACTTCCCTTCAACGGGCGTCCACTTCGCGTTGCCGTTCGCGGTCTTCGCACCTGCAATCTGCACGGTGAACGTCGCCGTGTTCGTGTTGTGGAGCTGGTCTGCAGTTAGGTCGAATGTCACCGTCCAGTTGTTGACATTGTCATAGTATGGCTCAGTGCGAAGATGATTTCCctgagaggggaagaatgcCCAATGAATGTAATTGAGGTCTTGGGATGGGTCGCTCTTTCCAACATGGAAGTTGATTCCCTCGGGGAAGTCAGCTGGGTAGTCATATTTTCCCCAGTATATGCGATGTTGTTCTGGTTGTAGCGGCTTGGACGTATCCGGTGCGTAGCCATGCAGGTACTCTCCAGAAGACTTATCCGGTATACCGATACGCCAGATTTCTTTACCCGCGCTTTCCTCTTTCCAGGTGAAGCTGTAGTCTTTGGACTGCGATTTCAAAACTTTGACGTGGTCTTGGATAAACCATCCGAAGATCTCGTCCGCGTAAATGGTTATTCTGTATGTCCCTTCTACAACACGGGGGATGCTAAAGCTTCCAGATTTGTCAATCTCAGCCCAGTACTGCAGAGATTCCGtgttgaagacattgagcTGGAAGTCCTGTCCATCCTCGGAGAGCACAATGATTGGCCTCTTTGCACCTTTGGGTAGCGATACCTTTCCCTTGAATGTAGTCCTCCCAGTCGACGGGGTGAAATTGGGAATATGATCCGCGATACTATCATAGAACTCAGCATTCCACTCCGGGTCAGCGTACTTGGCAGCATCTGCCCTCAAATCGGCGAGTGTCGTCTCCGAATCCCCCCGGTTAAAGTAGTAAAATTGAGGTCCCCACGTGCGATCAAACCCATGCGTGAGGTTTGGCGTAGGTGCTCCATGATGACCGGAGACCAAATAATTATACACAATGCCATCGACAACAAGATCAGAGTGTAGAGGACCTCCATAGTACGTCTCAACGGTGTTATGAACTAGCCAAGCGCCGAATGTGCTTCCGTCAGAACTAGATGAGCCGTCACTAAACAGCCCATGGACGTCGTGGTTTCGCCAGCTCTCCGCCAGAGTGTATTTGGTAAAGTAATCCGAGTATTGGGAGACATAGGGATCATCCGTAACGTTCCCTATGTAGGTTGTCGCATCCTGGACTACCAACCCACTGTTGCTGCCAAGAGGCTTTGGTCCGTAATTGCCATCGCTGGTAGAGAAGTGCGTCCAGAGGTCCGTGCTCGGTCTAAAAAGTGTGCGCAATTCTCCAAGACTTCGTAGGGAGGGGGTGGTCTCGTTGAAATATGTGACTCGGGAAAAGGCATGGAGTCCTGTTTCTTCGCCCCGGAGGAAGAACCATTGCGATAGTGTCTGGTTGGTTCCTGCATATGTAGCGCTCATGTAAAGTCCTCCATATGCGGTGCCAGTCGAGTCCGTGCCGTTGATAAGCTCTAAATGAGCGCCGCTACCGGGCGTCCAGAAGCCCGACGGGATGCAGGAACAGTCCAGGTATGGACCCTTTCCGGCGTTGCCGTCTACCGGCCCAAGTAGATCCTGGCCGTCTAGTTGGACGTCAACGATATGACCATTGGACTTGGCCAAAGCAATGGAGAAGCGGTCGTTAGCGAGGTTGAAGTGTGTCGAGTTCTCGGATGTTGTTAGGAGTGCTACGGAATGGCTTGCAAGGCAAGCTAGGAAGGCTAATGCCTTCCGTGAGGGGAGGAACATATCAATTGGATATGGAGGGGCTCAAAAAAAGATGGACTTTGTGGATTACTTGATTATCGTCAAGAACTTCGTAGCTTGGGTCAATTTAAATGATAGCAATCACTACTGTTTCGGGTTGCAGGATCCACGCACCGAGAGCCGTGTATACGGGGTAGCACACTCCGGACACTACGCTCCCAAACCTGCGGGGAATTATGGGGAGGTGGAGACGCACATCAGAGCTCGACCCTTGAATGTGCGAAGTTTCACAAGCTAAGCTGGCCATTCCCTCTCCCATTTGTGGAATATTCCATGCCAAGGCGCCGGGCATATGGGAAGTGTCTATAGGAGTGGGTAGTGGCTATGCAAAGAACTTGCTTCGGTACTGGATCCCCCGAAGTTTATAGACCCTCACTAACTGACTTCAAAGCTAACTATCGGGGATGTGGCATCCTTTAGCCCGGTGGACAACCTGGCCATACCACTATCAATCAAGATCACACTTTTGCTTCATTTAATTCGCTTGGCATCTTAGCTACACAGATTCGTACAAATTATGCCCAACCTCTTAGGCTCTTAGGCTCCTCCCACTAGCGTCCTCTCCGGCAGACCAAGATAACTGTCCAAATAGCCCTCTAATGCAAGaacaatcttctccagataTACCTCTGGCGAATTTACCCTCCACTGAAGTGTATGCGGACCCGGTTCAAGGGCTGCAATCTCAACATCCCTCGTCCAAACATGGTCCGCCACAGCCTCGGTCCATCCAGTAGGCATATCCCCGGGTTCTTCAGGTTCACCTAGCAGTCTTGTGAAATTTGCCTCTTGACCATCGATCGATAATGAGAGTTTCATTGGAAGATCTGGGTCCGTGTCGAGCGCGCCATTGACGTAGATGGTGGCATTAAATGGGTCAGTCGAATTGAAGAGGTAGAAATCATATTCGACCCACGCATCTTTTGCGTCTTCTTCGGATTCTCGGGCTTGCATGTACGGCCGGAGTGCGATAGATCCGGAACGAGATCGCGACCCCAGATACTGTATATGTTTGAAAGACACAGCATGCGAGGAAGAACGCTGGAAATGCGGGCCTTCGAGTGAAACGAAGCCGCCTGACTCGGGGAATCCGGTGAAGTCGGAAGGGACGCGGTGGTTACGGATGGGGATGTGGATTAGATCGAAGTATGGCGAAGGTTCCCATTCTACCCGTAGCTGGATTGTTTCAGTAAAGTTGCTTGGAACGGCGGGCCAATCGATGGAGACTACAATGCGTTCTTCGGGGTGTTCTTTTGAAAGCGTGCCTGATGTCTGCGAGACATGGACCCATGAGTAGGGAGTCGAGATAGACTACTTGAGTGGCTTGCGATGGTCCCCACGGTGGAAGAGCTCGATGAGCCGTGATTCTGGACCATATGGATCCATAAGTGGAAGCATGGGTGCAAGGCCCTCCTCAGTTGGCAGGGAGGGATTGATAGACCCGCAGATCCGACCTTGCCGATACGCACTCAGCGACTGCTCGGCGTAGATACCCAAGTTACCGAAAGCATAATCGAAGTCCTGTCGTAGCTGCACATAGGATAGATTTGCGACAACGTCACGTGATGAGGGACGCCAGTCTGCAATCCCCATATCAAACTTGGGCGTCGACATGATGCCCTCCCATTTGCCATCTGCGAGGCTATCATACTCCAGCGCCAGGTCGTAATCTTCCTCGAAGTACTCGAGTACCTGTCCCGCTACTAAGTTCGCTGAGTTACGGCGTTCGAAGCTGTATTGGCGGTTTCTGCCCTGGCCAATGATCGTCTGGTAGTAATTGAATCCGGCTGTCGCGGGGTAACTTAGGAGATGATAGCAAGCATCACGTCGCTCACTAGGTAAGGACTGTTGAATTTCTTGTGCTTTATCTGCTAGTGTTCTCCACTGGTCGAGTACATGCTCTGCCTCTCGGAAGTTGAGGATGGAATATGTTGTTGGTTCTAGCATTTCGAACTTGCGAAGACCGGCTAGGTGGCTATACTCCATCAACGCCGTTGCAATCTGGTCGGCATATTTCTCACCAAAGTCTCGCGTAGCTAGAGCCTTGAGATATGCGGGTATGGTGTCGAAGTCAAGCCGGGAGGCATTCCATGCAAGCTCCATGGAGAACGAGAGAGGAATTTCCATAGGTTTGATGTCGCCAACATTGATGACCCAAACTCTATCGGCTCCACGCTCATAGGCTTGTGACAGCTCTTTGTATACTTTAGGCTATAGAGTTTAGACAAGAGTGAGGTTCAAGGAGGGATGAGGCGCGACTAACCAGGTTGTTGTTATTCTGCCACTTCCAGCTCTTAGGTCTACCAACGTAGTCAAAGTGATAGTAAAGCTAGGAGCATAGTTAGGAGTTGTAAAGCATCAGTGAACCGGAGAGGGAACTTACCCCAATACCACCAGACCTCTGCCGCTCCTCTTTCGTAGGAAGCCGTTGGACATTACCCCAATTATCATCGGAGAATACCAATGTCACATCATCAGGAGGAACCAGACCTGCAGCGTAATAAGTCATAACCTCTTTGTATACTGTCCATGCCTGCAGAGAGGTATCGTTTCCATGGTACTTGGCAAGCAGCTCTCGTTGAGTGCTGAACACATCCTCCAGCACGGCAATAGGATCGTCTGCTTCGATAGGGCTATCATTTTCTCCGCGCATGCCTAGTGTAAAGTAGGTTTCATTATCACCCGCACGCCTAACACCTTCTTCCATGAACCTGATGACATTCTCCTTGTTATTAACCCAGTCCCAGCCGCCCGGTGTGGGGTCTTTCTTCCACTCATTAGAAGAGCGCTGCATGGGCTCGGTGTGGCTAGTTGACACAACAATCCCGTAATCATTGGCAAGCTGCTGATTTCGCAGGTCATCCGTAAAGAAGATTCTGCCAGGAGTAGGAATAAAGGACCCCCACATAGCAGGCCAGAGAAAGTTGGCTTTAAGACGGATCAGCAGATCAAAAACGTGCCCGTAGAACTCAGCATTGAAGGTATAGTCGTCGACATTGCCATGCTTCGCCCACCATCCTGTCAAGGCGGGTGCTTCGTCGTTGATGAATATTCCGCGGTACATGACGCTAGGCTCGCCTTGTGTTGTAGTTTTGCTCAGGGCATAGATTTCCTTGTGTTTTGTGACAGGCACATCGGCCCACCAATGGAGGCTAGGGGTTTAGTTAACCTCTGCAGAGATGTATTGAGAATGCAATTCACGGGGACTTTCCAATCTGCTCGGAGAGCGTAAAGACACCGAACATAGTACCTCGTTTGTCACTACCAACGATTACAAGACCATGCTTGAACCCGGGCAGAGGATTATCGACGACAACAGTGCGATAGGTCTCCCATTTACCAcggatatcatcaacaatgatCTTGCCCTCCTCTTCAAGCCGCGATACCAATGGCGAGTCGACTGTCGCCGCTATAATAACTAACCCGGAAGTAGACAATTCTCCTTCCGCAACTAATACTGTTTCATCCCAAACCAACACGCGATGTTCGACATCAGTGACTTCCTTCAGGTCACTGGCTAAACTGTCCGCAGCAATCTTGACACCGACGGGATCGCTCGCATCTCGCAAGATTGGAGCATTTCCAAACTCAATGGAACCATCTATAGGTTCGAATGCAACTAGTTTCTCCTCTAACAGGGCAAACGCAATTCCAATTAGGGCAAGGATGACTAGGGAGTAGTAACCCTTCATTTTGCTGTTCGGATTAATCTGGTATGGTAGCAAGTCCAGATAAAATCTAGTCGCCCATTGATCCTAGCGAAGTAGGAGTGCATAAGAAGAGTAATGATATAACTATACCCACCCACATAGGGCTAGAGCAAGATAGCTTGGTGCCCCCACGCCTAAACAGCATTGCAAAACTTGGTTCGTGGAAAATGGACACCGAATCCTTTATGCCGCTTAGCTAATACGGAGCTGTGGTAAGACCCTGCACTAGATTCTATCATTCGTCTGCTTAGCACCAAGTGAACTGTGATCAGACAATCATCATTTAAGCTGCTTGGCCTTGCGAAAAGTATGGGGCTCCAAGATATTTCCCCACGCGCTAGCTGGAACCCCTCAACAGAGCTTGCCCCAAGTTATACGCTAGTCTGATATCCTTAGTACAACGGTTGCAGGTCGGGTACTGCTTTTCTGCTTGGCATTCGGTAATCGAGCAGTAACCGATTCAGCCAACACGACTTCTACGCCAAATAGCATGAAACCTAGGATGAATAGACCTCTCGCTCGGGGTAGTGCTCTGCCGATGTTGTGGGGTTGAGTTGGACTCTAACTCTTGGGGCCAAGAAGACTCCGTATTGGGATTCGCGGCTTTGAATGGCGAATAGGATAAAGGGTACTTAAAGGACGCTGTGTCGAATGTAGCACTTCGTGTTCCTCGCCGTATATGCTCTACTTGACTATTTGGCAACACCGTGGACAGTCTTATAGTTAATATACCATGGCGGTTCGAAGATTAGCGTCTACTCTCTTAGCACTTGCTGCTTGTGCCAATGCTAAGTGGATAGTTCCCGGCGCACGATGGTATGATACCGATGGCAACCTCTTCAATGCTCACGCTGGAGGGCTCTGCGTAGACCAGGAAACTGGGAAGTTCTACTGGTTCGGGGAGTACAAAGTCGAGGGTCAAGTTGAAGGTGGTGGGTTCTCCGTGTATAGCTCTGACGACCTTGCTACCTGGGAGTCTCACGGGCTCGCTCTAGGTGCGTTTCGAGTTTCCAATAGATTGGCGTAATTTTAACAGGTCATAGAGCCCATTGAAAATCATACCTATATTTCGCCGCATAACCGTATCCAGCGTCCAAAGGTCCTATACAGTGAAGAGACCGGTCAATATCATGTAAGGTCTGCCATCTTTCACCTAACAACAGCCCCGTTAAGTACCAGATAGATGTGGTGGCACGCCGACGATGACAAGTACTCTTGGCTCCTTCAAGGTCTTGCGACCTCCGACAATATCGCTGGGCCCTATACATTCGTGGATGCTACCTCTCCGTTGGGTAATTGGTCCCAAGACTTTGGCGCGTTCACGGATTACAAGTCGGGTAACTCGTACGCTCTCTACTCGAACGGTGATAGCGTTGAGGGCCGTGACGTCTACCTCAGCAAATTCAACAGCAACCTCACGGCTGTTGAGGAGGTTACTTACCGTTTCCCCAAGTATGACTTTGAGGCGCCTACTATCCTGCAAACGGAGAATAGTTACTATGCACTTATGAGTCATAAGACCGGATATCGGCCTAATAGTAtgttcttttccatcctATTGGGAGACGTTCTGAGGATTTAGGCTGATGTATTATGTAGACGTGGTAGCATTGCGCGCTGACAAGCTCGAGGGCCCGTGGTCCCAGCCATTCTTCGTTTCCCCGGCATATACCCGTACATTTAGTACACAGTCTGGATTTTCTTGGAGAATCCAGGGGACTAAGAAGACCACATACTTGTATATGGCGGACCAGGTATATCTTTCACCTTGCTTACTGGTTGCAACTCctagcactgacaagatcTAACAATCTTGTAGTGGGACATGAACACGCTCTGGGAGAGTCGCAATGTATGGCTTCCTATTGAGATTGATGATCGTGAGGGTAGCTTGAAGGTAGTTTGGCACGATGTTTACGATCTGAACGTGTAAGTGCATGCTccacttctcttcccagtccaAGTACTGATTGTTACGTGTAGCAAAACTGGTGAATGGAAGCCCATCAAGGGAGAGACTTATATCTCAAAACATGCAAAGACCTCCGGAGATGCGTACCTACAAGAGGCAGTGAGTTCACAATAGCATATCAATCAAGTAGTCCTTACACTCACGGGTTCTTAATACAGACATTCGCTAGCGAGCACCGGATAGCTACCGGCATCTACGGCAATGACAGCACAATCACCTTCACTGTGCAAGGCCAAGGTCAAGACCAATGGGTATCCTTCTATCACCAAAGTATGTCATGATATTCCCTTGCCTTCCTATTACCAGGCCAATTACACACTCATTAACCAATATCCTAGACATTGATGACATGGGATTCGGTGATCAGCCAATGGGCCAACCCGACCGCATTAACGGCACCTGGCAACTCCGGCGCATCAGCAGCGTCGTAGTAAACGGTGACACAGAGAACGTACACACGTTGTACCAGAAGGACACGCATAAGGGTATTATTCTCTCCACGCCGCTTCTGTTGCCGTTGAAGAAAGGGGAGAACACGATTACTGTTGGCGGGCTGTGGAACGGGTTTAATTATAAAGGAGCGGATTTGGATCGGATTGTGGTGTATCCGCCGGAAggggtgaagaagaggtggtTTTGGTAGAGTGACGAGGATCTGATTAGCATCAAGCTGTTTATTAAGCTTGCTACTCAGCAGGGACCTCCCTGTTGCACATTGGGGACACCCTACACCTTCTGTGATTACCTGGCTGTGTTACAGTTGTGAATACTTTGTGTATTAATCGTGCGTACTCCGTAATCTGATCGCATTATCTTTCCCTATCCATGAGTGCTGTATTGCCTTACTGATATTTGTACTCTGGGTCAGCAACCACCCTTTTCAAGCAGCAGGTTTACCATATCTCTGTGTCCATGACGAGAA includes the following:
- a CDS encoding uncharacterized protein (predicted protein), translated to MKGYYSLVILALIGIAFALLEEKLVAFEPIDGSIEFGNAPILRDASDPVGVKIAADSLASDLKEVTDVEHRVLVWDETVLVAEGELSTSGLVIIAATVDSPLVSRLEEEGKIIVDDIRGKWETYRTVVVDNPLPGFKHGLVIVGSDKRGTMFGVFTLSEQIGKSPLHWWADVPVTKHKEIYALSKTTTQGEPSVMYRGIFINDEAPALTGWWAKHGNVDDYTFNAEFYGHVFDLLIRLKANFLWPAMWGSFIPTPGRIFFTDDLRNQQLANDYGIVVSTSHTEPMQRSSNEWKKDPTPGGWDWVNNKENVIRFMEEGVRRAGDNETYFTLGMRGENDSPIEADDPIAVLEDVFSTQRELLAKYHGNDTSLQAWTVYKEVMTYYAAGLVPPDDVTLVFSDDNWGNVQRLPTKEERQRSGGIGLYYHFDYVGRPKSWKWQNNNNLPKVYKELSQAYERGADRVWVINVGDIKPMEIPLSFSMELAWNASRLDFDTIPAYLKALATRDFGEKYADQIATALMEYSHLAGLRKFEMLEPTTYSILNFREAEHVLDQWRTLADKAQEIQQSLPSERRDACYHLLSYPATAGFNYYQTIIGQGRNRQYSFERRNSANLVAGQVLEYFEEDYDLALEYDSLADGKWEGIMSTPKFDMGIADWRPSSRDVVANLSYVQLRQDFDYAFGNLGIYAEQSLSAYRQGRICGSINPSLPTEEGLAPMLPLMDPYGPESRLIELFHRTLSKEHPEERIVVSIDWPAVPSNFTETIQLRVEWEPSPYFDLIHIPIRNHRVPSDFTGFPESGGFVSLEGPHFQRSSSHAVSFKHIQYLGSRSRSGSIALRPYMQARESEEDAKDAWVEYDFYLFNSTDPFNATIYVNGALDTDPDLPMKLSLSIDGQEANFTRLLGEPEEPGDMPTGWTEAVADHVWTRDVEIAALEPGPHTLQWRVNSPEVYLEKIVLALEGYLDSYLGLPERTLVGGA
- a CDS encoding uncharacterized protein (predicted protein), with protein sequence MFLPSRKALAFLACLASHSVALLTTSENSTHFNLANDRFSIALAKSNGHIVDVQLDGQDLLGPVDGNAGKGPYLDCSCIPSGFWTPGSGAHLELINGTDSTGTAYGGLYMSATYAGTNQTLSQWFFLRGEETGLHAFSRVTYFNETTPSLRSLGELRTLFRPSTDLWTHFSTSDGNYGPKPLGSNSGLVVQDATTYIGNVTDDPYVSQYSDYFTKYTLAESWRNHDVHGLFSDGSSSSDGSTFGAWLVHNTVETYYGGPLHSDLVVDGIVYNYLVSGHHGAPTPNLTHGFDRTWGPQFYYFNRGDSETTLADLRADAAKYADPEWNAEFYDSIADHIPNFTPSTGRTTFKGKVSLPKGAKRPIIVLSEDGQDFQLNVFNTESLQYWAEIDKSGSFSIPRVVEGTYRITIYADEIFGWFIQDHVKVLKSQSKDYSFTWKEESAGKEIWRIGIPDKSSGEYLHGYAPDTSKPLQPEQHRIYWGKYDYPADFPEGINFHVGKSDPSQDLNYIHWAFFPSQGNHLRTEPYYDNVNNWTVTFDLTADQLHNTNTATFTVQIAGAKTANGNAKWTPVEGKYSNLPWTVNVNGRYESTWVIPYWRSGSCGVRSAVSCQNIEQKFAFPSKNLQEGKNEFVLSLPFNASSTETALLPDALYVQARVMGSRLDPARPAPNPLVNSNLGFGRDNPIMEFSNNRIIT
- a CDS encoding uncharacterized protein (predicted protein); this translates as MAVRRLASTLLALAACANAKWIVPGARWYDTDGNLFNAHAGGLCVDQETGKFYWFGEYKVEGQVEGGGFSVYSSDDLATWESHGLALGLATSDNIAGPYTFVDATSPLGNWSQDFGAFTDYKSGNSYALYSNGDSVEGRDVYLSKFNSNLTAVEEVTYRFPKYDFEAPTILQTENSYYALMSHKTGYRPNNVVALRADKLEGPWSQPFFVSPAYTRTFSTQSGFSWRIQGTKKTTYLYMADQWDMNTLWESRNVWLPIEIDDREGSLKVVWHDVYDLNVKTGEWKPIKGETYISKHAKTSGDAYLQEATFASEHRIATGIYGNDSTITFTVQGQGQDQWVSFYHQNIDDMGFGDQPMGQPDRINGTWQLRRISSVVVNGDTENVHTLYQKDTHKGTSLLHIGDTLHLL